One genomic segment of Theobroma cacao cultivar B97-61/B2 chromosome 6, Criollo_cocoa_genome_V2, whole genome shotgun sequence includes these proteins:
- the LOC18596810 gene encoding dormancy-associated protein 1 isoform X2 produces the protein MVLLEKLWDDVVAGPQPERGLGRLRKITTQPLTIKGEGSKYQRSMSMPATPGTPATPVTPTTPVSARKENVWRSVFHPGSNLATKSIGAEVFDKPQPNSPTVYDCNQTEVQSQRRKENLAICLVAAWK, from the exons ATGGTCCTCCTAGAGAAGCTTTGGGATGATGTAGTGGCTGGGCCTCAACCAGAACGTGGTCTTGGCCGGCTTAGAAAGATCACCACCCAGCCCTTGACCATCAAAG GAGAAGGGAGCAAGTATCAGAGGTCGATGTCGATGCCGGCGACTCCTGGGACACCAGCGACTCCGGTGACACCGACGACGCCGGTGTCAGCGCGTAAGGAGAACGTCTGGAGGAGCGTGTTCCATCCGGGTAGCAACCTTGCTACTAAAAGCATTGGTGCTGAGGTTTTCGACAAGCCACAGCCCAACTCTCCAACCGTCTATGACTG CAACCAAACGGAGGTTCAGAGTCAGAGAAGGAAGGAAAACTTGGCTATTTGTTTGGTAGCTGCGTGGAAATAA
- the LOC18596810 gene encoding auxin-repressed 12.5 kDa protein isoform X3, whose amino-acid sequence MVLLEKLWDDVVAGPQPERGLGRLRKITTQPLTIKDEGEGSKYQRSMSMPATPGTPATPVTPTTPVSARKENVWRSVFHPGSNLATKSIGAEVFDKPQPNSPTVYDWLYSGETRSKHHR is encoded by the exons ATGGTCCTCCTAGAGAAGCTTTGGGATGATGTAGTGGCTGGGCCTCAACCAGAACGTGGTCTTGGCCGGCTTAGAAAGATCACCACCCAGCCCTTGACCATCAAAG ATGAAGGAGAAGGGAGCAAGTATCAGAGGTCGATGTCGATGCCGGCGACTCCTGGGACACCAGCGACTCCGGTGACACCGACGACGCCGGTGTCAGCGCGTAAGGAGAACGTCTGGAGGAGCGTGTTCCATCCGGGTAGCAACCTTGCTACTAAAAGCATTGGTGCTGAGGTTTTCGACAAGCCACAGCCCAACTCTCCAACCGTCTATGACTG GCTTTACAGTGGGGAGACGAGGAGCAAGCATCACCGCTGA
- the LOC18596811 gene encoding putative E3 ubiquitin-protein ligase RING1a has translation MPAQKRSSEAAITATSPEDDDPLLLDDRNNHEQHQQETEDAADGFTESDRSPSPCNEEEQEYILVKSADIRKEVQCPICLGIIRKTRTVMECLHRFCRECIDKSMRMGNNECPACRTHCASRRSLRDDPNYDALIAALYPDIDKYEEEELAFHEEEKARNKQIQASIAQTLRRQSEVVGKKRTVRATASAIVRRSQSRHHGGRKHRTSEPQESDDNENANGDGSRDSTSADEHHTEVKPKRSKRWGGRFSHPSSAASADGVGDETDSEVNRESLGVSAPLVWPSERLHWGAGGMRSHTRHGSLNGGNGKNVRNSRLSKLVDCLRNLKEKDDELDIHLMLVSVDEQRIPSLQQPYLCCRPTLLVRQLCQYVALQTALQAREIEIYLVKGSYSMANMSTFVMTKPGLVDSVRDSLQVLKEEETLAGLGRQRSSHGHLLLAYQKK, from the exons ATGCCAGCACAGAAGCGTTCTTCCGAAGCCGCCATCACCGCCACCTCACCAGAAGACGACGATCCTCTGCTTCTCGACGACAGGAACAACCATGAACAACACCAGCAAGAAACCGAAGATGCTGCTGATG GTTTTACAGAATCTGATCGCAGCCCTTCTCCTTGTAACGAAGAAGAACAAGA GTATATTCTAGTAAAATCGGCTGACATACGCAAAGAAGTACAATGCCCAATCTGCCTAG GGATCATTCGCAAAACAAGAACTGTAATGGAATGCTTACATCGCTTCTGTAGAGAATGTATTGACAAATCTATGAGAATGGG GAACAATGAGTGCCCTGCTTGCCGCACACATTGTGCTAGTCGCCGGTCTCTAAGAGATGATCCTAACTACGATGCCCTAATTGCAGCCTTATATCCGGATATTGACAAATATGAGGAAGAG GAATTGGCTTTCCATGAGGAGGAGAAAGCTCGGAATAAGCAG ATCCAAGCTTCCATTGCCCAGACTTTGCGCCGGCAATCAGAAGTTGTTGGTAAGAAACGAACGGTTAGAGCCACTGCATCTGCAATTGTAAGGAGATCACAAAGTCGCCATCACGGGGGGAGAAAACATCGAACTTCTGAACCTCAAGAGTCTGATGACAATGAAAATGCTAATGGAGATGGAAGCAGAGATTCAACTTCTGCCGATGAGCATCATACTGAGGTCAAACCAAAGAGATCAAAGAGATGGGGTGGTCGGTTTTCTCATCCATCTTCAGCTGCTAGTGCAGATGGGGTTGGTGACGAAACTGACTCGGAAGTGAATAGAGAATCCTTGGGTGTATCTGCACCACTTGTCTGGCCCTCAGAAAGGCTTCACTGGGGAGCAGGCGGCATGCGCAGTCACACACGACATGGCAGTTTGAATGGTGGAAATGGAAAGAATGTCCGAAACAGCCGCCTCTCTAAGTTGGTGGATTGTCTCCGGAACCTAAAGGAGAAGGATGATGAG CTCGATATCCACCTGATGCTTGTTTCAGTTGATGAACAAAGAATTCCCAGTTTACAGCAGCCTTACCTTTGCTGCAGGCCTACTTTGTTGGTTAGGCAATTGTGCCAG TATGTAGCTCTGCAAACTGCTTTGCAAGCCAGGGAAATTGAAATCTACCTGGTAAAAGGGTCCTACTCTATGGCCAACATGTCAACCTTTGTTATGACCAAGCCCGGATTAGTTGATTCAGTCAGAGATAGCTTGCAAGTTTTAAAAGAGGAAGAAACATTGGCAGGACTTGGTAGGCAAAGATCCAGTCATGGCCATTTG CTTCTGGCATATCAGAAAAAGTAG
- the LOC18596814 gene encoding squamosa promoter-binding-like protein 3 isoform X2: MATSRAEGKRSLKEMAEDEEEEEDEDAGALGFVDEEKKKKGKRGSSTGGGSALPSCQVENCTTDMNDAKRYHRRHKVCEFHAKAPVVRVSGLQQRFCQQCSRFHELSEFDEAKRSCRRRLAGHNERRRKSSSEYHGEGSNY; the protein is encoded by the exons ATGGCAACAAGCAGAGCTGAAGGGAAGAGGAGCCTGAAGGAAATGGCTGAGGATGAGGAAGAGGAGGAGGACGAAGATGCTGGTGCTCTAGGGTTTGTagatgaagaaaagaagaagaaaggaaagagaggATCCAGTACTGGTGGAGGGTCAGCACTGCCTTCTTGTCAGGTTGAGAACTGCACTACTGACATGAACGATGCGAAGAGGTACCACCGCCGCCATAAGGTCTGTGAGTTCCATGCCAAGGCTCCGGTGGTTCGAGTCTCTGGACTCCAGCAACGCTTCTGCCAGCAATGTAGCAG GTTTCATGAATTATCGGAGTTCGATGAAGCAAAAAGGAGCTGTCGAAGGCGTTTGGCTGGACATAACGAACGGCGCAGGAAAAGCTCATCTGAATATCATGGAGAAGGCTCAAACTATTAA
- the LOC18596816 gene encoding dof zinc finger protein DOF1.4, protein MLSNCEKMVVISSTTNEWPQNHIDEKDLMASTARLMEKPSQEQQPQQLQQQQQQQQQQQALKCPRCDSSNTKFCYYNNYSLSQPRHFCKACKRYWTRGGTLRNVPVGGGCRKNKRVKRPASAIDSASPTSGANPNPPSQPQIDVSSTSSHHINPLFYGLANNPSDMNLPFPRFNSRVSGVETVTGYDLQPQLNALGLGFSSGIVSSDTGDSDYRNGFNVNPTKQIQDVVTSNPLLSSYSNVFGSSSSSTTTTPTIASLLASTLHQHKFMNGGVKNTQAPNPFQALAPFQDLQMTGNSENGLTMKDVKVEEGQNRMEWNLPCQNQLEQIGLSDPAVYWNTTSVAGAWHDPTNIGSSVTSLI, encoded by the exons ATGTTGAGCAACTGTGAGAAGATGGTTGTCATCTCTTCAACTACTAACGAATGGCCACAG AATCATATAGATGAGAAAGACTTGATGGCGTCAACAGCTAGGCTTATGGAGAAACCAAGCCAAGAACAGCAACCACAACAGcttcaacaacaacaacagcagcagcagcaacaaCAAGCCCTTAAGTGTCCTCGCTGTGATTCATCAAACACCAAGTTCTGCTACTACAACAACTACAGTTTATCGCAGCCAAGACACTTTTGCAAGGCTTGTAAGCGCTACTGGACTAGAGGTGGCACTCTAAGGAATGTTCCCGTGGGTGGTGGATGTAGGAAGAACAAGCGTGTGAAGAGGCCTGCTTCAGCCATTGATTCAGCTTCCCCAACTTCTGGTGCCAATCCTAACCCTCcatctcaacctcaaatcgaTGTGTCTTCAACCTCAAGTCATCATATCAACCCTTTGTTTTATGGGTTAGCCAATAACCCTTCTGATATGAATCTTCCATTTCCGCGTTTCAATTCAAGAGTTTCAGGTGTCGAAACTGTCACAGGCTATGATCTCCAGCCTCAGTTGAATGCTCTTGGATTAGGGTTTTCTTCTGGGATTGTGTCTAGTGATACTGGTGATAGTGATTATCGAAATGGTTTTAACGTTAACCCGACAAAGCAAATCCAGGATGTAGTCACTTCAAATCCACTCCTTTCAAGCTATTCCAATGTCTTTGGATCCTCTTCTTCTAGCACCACCACCACACCAACCATTGCTTCTTTATTAGCTTCTACTCTTCACCAACACAAATTCATGAATGGTGGTGTTAAAAATACTCAAGCGCCTAACCCTTTCCAAGCCTTAGCACCTTTCCAAGATCTTCAAATGACAGGTAATAGTGAAAATGGGCTAACAATGAAAGATGTCAAAGTTGAAGAAGGGCAAAACAGAATGGAATGGAATTTACCATGCCAGAATCAGCTCGAGCAAATTGGTTTATCTGATCCCGCAGTTTATTGGAATACAACGAGTGTCGCTGGTGCTTGGCATGATCCAACAAACATTGGGTCCTCAGTCACTTCTCTGATCTAG
- the LOC18596812 gene encoding glyoxysomal processing protease, glyoxysomal isoform X2 — translation MGLPETVDFVRNFSVLVRVQGPDPKGLKMRKHAFHQYHSGKTTLSASGMLLPDTLYNTEVAKCIWDSDGDQNLMLVMTVASVVEPFLTIQHRENLSQGLPELIPGAQIDIMVEENMGVNLDKGASCWVAARLLKMVDVPRSSRALQSLVEASSGSQEHGWEFGWSLASTHQPSVDSIQTQIEYDKKILMERQRLLVGELSSPSLMARSTTRIAVLGVNLYLNDLPNIGISPLNKRGEFLLAMGSPFGILSPVHFFNSISMGSVANCYPPKSSDRALLMADIRCLPGMEGGPVFGDQNTLVGILIIPLRQKSSDAEIQLVIPWEAIASACSDLLLKEPQIAEKGIHINKGNLNAVGNGLLSNSNGSNELCCYNHDHPNSSCPSRLPIEKAMASICLITIDDGVWASGVVLNDQGLILTNAHLLEPWRFGKTTVGTGTRTEVPFFPPEESASPEGKGFNRGPLDVALLQLDRIPDKLSSIVVDFAQPSLGSKAYVIGHGLLAPRCGFAPSVCSGVVAKVVKAEMPLYYKSLLPGDSEFPAMLETTAAVHPGGSGGAVVNSDGRLIGLVTSNARHGGGTVIPYLNFSIPSAVLMPIFQFARDMQDLSPLQNLDQPNEHLSSVWALMPPLSHKPGLPPELPQSLLEDNNNEEGKGSRFAKFIAERNELLKRPAQFGKVERLPNEILPSKL, via the exons atgggtCTTCCTGAAACAGTAGATTTTGTTCGGAATTTCTCTGTTTTGGTCAGAGTACAAGGCCCT GATCCAAAGGGGCTGAAGATGAGGAAACATGCCTTTCATCAATACCA TTCTGGTAAAACGACACTGTCAGCTTCAGGGATGCTATTACCTGACACCCTTTACAACACTGAGGTGGCTAAGTGTATCTGGGACAGTGATGGTGATCAGAATTTGATGTTAGTTATGACAGTTGCTTCTGTCGTTGAGCCTTTTCTTACAATTCAACATAGAGAAAACCTTTCTCAG GGTCTACCCGAGTTGATTCCCGGTGCTCAGATTGATATTATGGTTGAG GAAAATATGGGAGTGAATTTGGATAAAGGAGCTTCTTGTTGGGTTGCTGCACGATTACTGAAAATG GTTGATGTTCCTAGATCATCCCGTGCTCTTCAATCCCTTGTTGAAGCTTCTTCAGGCTCACAAGAGCATGGGTGGGAGTTTGGTTGGTCCTTGGCTTCAACTCATCAGCCTTCAGTGGATAGTATTCAGACACAG ATCGagtatgataaaaaaattttgatggagCGCCAGAGGCTACTGGTGGGGGAATTAAGCAGTCCTAGTCTCATGGCCAGGTCAACAACTAGAATCGCTGTCCTTGGAGTTAACTTGTATTTAAAT GACCTACCAAATATTGGGATATCACCTCTGAATAAAAGGGGAGAATTCCTTCTGGCAATGGGATCTCCGTTTGGCATCCTCTCACCTGTGCACTTCTTTAACAG CATATCAATGGGATCTGTTGCCAACTGCTATCCACCTAAATCATCTGACAGAGCATTGCTGATGGCTGACATTCGATGTCTTCCTG GAATGGAAGGTGGTCCTGTTTTTGGTGATCAAAACACATTAGTAGGTATCTTGATTATACCTTTGAGGCAAAAGAGCAGTGATGCTGAGATTCAG CTAGTGATTCCGTGGGAAGCCATTGCAAGTGCTTGCAGTGACTTGCTGCTGAAGGAGCCACAAATTGCAGAAAAGGGGATTCATATTAACAAGGGAAACTTAAATGCTGTAGGGAATGGATTATTGTCTAACAGCAATGGTTCAAATGAACTCTGCTGTTACAATCATGATCATCCTAATTCATCGTGCCCTTCACGTTTACCAATTGAGAAGGCAATGGCTTCTATATGTCTTATTACCATTGACGATGGTGTATGGGCATCAGGTGTTGTGCTCAATGATCAAGGCCTAATACTCACAAATGCTCACCTGTTGGAACCATGGCGATTTGGGAAAACAACTGTAGGAACTGGGACGAGAACCGAGGTGCCATTCTTCCCACCTGAAGAATCTGCATCTCCTGAGGGTAAAGGATTTAACAG GGGACCTCTGGATGTTGCCCTTCTGCAACTTGATCGTATTCCTGATAAGCTTAGCTCTATTGTGGTGGATTTTGCTCAACCATCTTTAGGATCAAAGGCATATGTTATTGGACATGGACTACTGGCACCAAGATGCG GCTTCGCCCCTTCTGTTTGTTCTGGAGTGGTAGCAAAAGTAGTGAAAGCAGAGATGCCTTTATATTACAAATCTCTTCTACCGGGGGATTCTGAATTTCCAGCAATGCTTGAAACAACTGCTGCTGTTCATCCTGGTGGAAGCGGTGGTGCTGTTGTCAATTCAGATGGTCGTTTGATTGGACTTGTTACAAG CAACGCCAGGCATGGTGGAGGAACAGTTATACCATACTTGAACTTTAGCATTCCAAGTGCAGTTTTGATGCCTATCTTTCAGTTTGCAAGAG ACATGCAAGATTTATCGCCTCTGCAAAATCTTGATCAACCAAATGAACACCTTTCTTCAGTATGGGCATTGATGCCTCCATTATCTCACAAGCCAGGGCTGCCGCCTGAACTTCCACAGTCACTACTAGAGGATAACAACAACGAAGAGGGGAAGGGTTCTCGGTTTGCTAAATTTATAGCAGAACGGAACGAATTGTTGAAGAGGCCAGCTCAATTTGGCAAAGTGGAAAGACTCCCTAATGAGATTCTTCCTAGTAAGTTATGA
- the LOC18596814 gene encoding squamosa promoter-binding-like protein 3 isoform X1, with product MATSRAEGKRSLKEMAEDEEEEEDEDAGALGFVDEEKKKKGKRGSSTGGGSALPSCQVENCTTDMNDAKRYHRRHKVCEFHAKAPVVRVSGLQQRFCQQCSRLLFHELSEFDEAKRSCRRRLAGHNERRRKSSSEYHGEGSNY from the exons ATGGCAACAAGCAGAGCTGAAGGGAAGAGGAGCCTGAAGGAAATGGCTGAGGATGAGGAAGAGGAGGAGGACGAAGATGCTGGTGCTCTAGGGTTTGTagatgaagaaaagaagaagaaaggaaagagaggATCCAGTACTGGTGGAGGGTCAGCACTGCCTTCTTGTCAGGTTGAGAACTGCACTACTGACATGAACGATGCGAAGAGGTACCACCGCCGCCATAAGGTCTGTGAGTTCCATGCCAAGGCTCCGGTGGTTCGAGTCTCTGGACTCCAGCAACGCTTCTGCCAGCAATGTAGCAGGTTATT GTTTCATGAATTATCGGAGTTCGATGAAGCAAAAAGGAGCTGTCGAAGGCGTTTGGCTGGACATAACGAACGGCGCAGGAAAAGCTCATCTGAATATCATGGAGAAGGCTCAAACTATTAA
- the LOC18596813 gene encoding mitochondrial arginine transporter BAC1: protein MGESSAPSGYKEYLAGLLAGVATVITGHPFDTVKVKLQKHNTEVHGIKYRNGLHCTARILATEGVRGLYTGATSSFVGVAFESSLLFGIYSQTKQSLQGGVQSTGPQPQVIIPSAAFGGAIISFILCPSELVKCRMQVQGTDSVVPKSCSYSSPLDCALKTIKGDGVTGIFRGGSTTLLRESLGNAVFFSVYEYVRHYLHLQLNTGSFNHSNLINMGIGILSGGLGGVAFWSAVLPLDVAKTVIQTAPDKSSPTNPFQVLNSIYRRAGLRGCYAGLGPTIVRAFPANAAAIVTWELAMKLLGIKND, encoded by the exons ATGGGAGAGAGTTCCGCACCTTCCGGTTACAAAGAGTATCTCGCGGGCCTGCTCGCTGGTGTTGCAACCGTCATCACCGGTCACCCCTTCGATACTGTCAAG GTGAAGTTGCAGAAACACAATACTGAAGTGCATGGGATTAAATACAGGAATGGTTTGCATTGCACTGCTAGGATACTTGCAACAGAAGGG GTTAGAGGACTTTATACAGGGGCAACATCATCTTTTGTTGGAGTGGCTTTTGAAAGTTCGCTTCTTTTTGGCATTTATTCACAAACAAAACAGTCACTGCAG GGAGGAGTTCAGAGTACTGGACCTCAGCCCCAAGTAATAATTCCTTCAGCTGCTTTTGGTGGAGCTATTATAAGTTTTATTCTATGCCCATCAGAGTTGGTGAAG TGTAGGATGCAAGTTCAAGGCACTGACTCCGTGGTTCCAAAGTCCTGTAGCTACAGTAGTCCTCTAGATTGTGCACTTAAAACCATAAAAGGAGATGGG GTTACAGGCATCTTTCGTGGGGGCTCTACAACATTGTTAAGAGAATCTCTTGGAAATGCGGTCTTTTTTAGTGTATATGAGTATGTCCGTCATTATCTGCACTTACAGCTTAACACTGGTTCTTTTAACCATAGCAACTTGATTAATATGGGAATTGGAATTTTAAGTGGTGGTCTTGGTGGTGTAGCT TTCTGGTCAGCTGTTTTACCTTTGGATGTAGCAAAAACCGTTATCCAGACTGCTCCAGATAAAAGCTCTCCAACAAATCCTTTTCAAGTTTTAAATTCG ATTTACCGGCGGGCTGGACTCAGAGGATGCTACGCAGGATTGGGTCCTACGATAGTGAGAGCATTTCCTGCTAATGCAGCGGCAATTGTCACCTGGGAGCTAGCCATGAAGCTTCTCGGAATAAAGAACGACTAA
- the LOC18596812 gene encoding glyoxysomal processing protease, glyoxysomal isoform X1: MGLPETVDFVRNFSVLVRVQGPDPKGLKMRKHAFHQYHSGKTTLSASGMLLPDTLYNTEVAKCIWDSDGDQNLMLVMTVASVVEPFLTIQHRENLSQGLPELIPGAQIDIMVEENMGVNLDKGASCWVAARLLKMVDVPRSSRALQSLVEASSGSQEHGWEFGWSLASTHQPSVDSIQTQIEYDKKILMERQRLLVGELSSPSLMARSTTRIAVLGVNLYLNDLPNIGISPLNKRGEFLLAMGSPFGILSPVHFFNSISMGSVANCYPPKSSDRALLMADIRCLPGMEGGPVFGDQNTLVGILIIPLRQKSSDAEIQLVIPWEAIASACSDLLLKEPQIAEKGIHINKGNLNAVGNGLLSNSNGSNELCCYNHDHPNSSCPSRLPIEKAMASICLITIDDGVWASGVVLNDQGLILTNAHLLEPWRFGKTTVGTGTRTEVPFFPPEESASPEGKGFNRYQKSSMPPFSLKIVNSSVVDDHKGNKLKSLYHGHRSIRVRLGHLDPWIWCEAKVVYICRGPLDVALLQLDRIPDKLSSIVVDFAQPSLGSKAYVIGHGLLAPRCGFAPSVCSGVVAKVVKAEMPLYYKSLLPGDSEFPAMLETTAAVHPGGSGGAVVNSDGRLIGLVTSNARHGGGTVIPYLNFSIPSAVLMPIFQFARDMQDLSPLQNLDQPNEHLSSVWALMPPLSHKPGLPPELPQSLLEDNNNEEGKGSRFAKFIAERNELLKRPAQFGKVERLPNEILPSKL, from the exons atgggtCTTCCTGAAACAGTAGATTTTGTTCGGAATTTCTCTGTTTTGGTCAGAGTACAAGGCCCT GATCCAAAGGGGCTGAAGATGAGGAAACATGCCTTTCATCAATACCA TTCTGGTAAAACGACACTGTCAGCTTCAGGGATGCTATTACCTGACACCCTTTACAACACTGAGGTGGCTAAGTGTATCTGGGACAGTGATGGTGATCAGAATTTGATGTTAGTTATGACAGTTGCTTCTGTCGTTGAGCCTTTTCTTACAATTCAACATAGAGAAAACCTTTCTCAG GGTCTACCCGAGTTGATTCCCGGTGCTCAGATTGATATTATGGTTGAG GAAAATATGGGAGTGAATTTGGATAAAGGAGCTTCTTGTTGGGTTGCTGCACGATTACTGAAAATG GTTGATGTTCCTAGATCATCCCGTGCTCTTCAATCCCTTGTTGAAGCTTCTTCAGGCTCACAAGAGCATGGGTGGGAGTTTGGTTGGTCCTTGGCTTCAACTCATCAGCCTTCAGTGGATAGTATTCAGACACAG ATCGagtatgataaaaaaattttgatggagCGCCAGAGGCTACTGGTGGGGGAATTAAGCAGTCCTAGTCTCATGGCCAGGTCAACAACTAGAATCGCTGTCCTTGGAGTTAACTTGTATTTAAAT GACCTACCAAATATTGGGATATCACCTCTGAATAAAAGGGGAGAATTCCTTCTGGCAATGGGATCTCCGTTTGGCATCCTCTCACCTGTGCACTTCTTTAACAG CATATCAATGGGATCTGTTGCCAACTGCTATCCACCTAAATCATCTGACAGAGCATTGCTGATGGCTGACATTCGATGTCTTCCTG GAATGGAAGGTGGTCCTGTTTTTGGTGATCAAAACACATTAGTAGGTATCTTGATTATACCTTTGAGGCAAAAGAGCAGTGATGCTGAGATTCAG CTAGTGATTCCGTGGGAAGCCATTGCAAGTGCTTGCAGTGACTTGCTGCTGAAGGAGCCACAAATTGCAGAAAAGGGGATTCATATTAACAAGGGAAACTTAAATGCTGTAGGGAATGGATTATTGTCTAACAGCAATGGTTCAAATGAACTCTGCTGTTACAATCATGATCATCCTAATTCATCGTGCCCTTCACGTTTACCAATTGAGAAGGCAATGGCTTCTATATGTCTTATTACCATTGACGATGGTGTATGGGCATCAGGTGTTGTGCTCAATGATCAAGGCCTAATACTCACAAATGCTCACCTGTTGGAACCATGGCGATTTGGGAAAACAACTGTAGGAACTGGGACGAGAACCGAGGTGCCATTCTTCCCACCTGAAGAATCTGCATCTCCTGAGGGTAAAGGATTTAACAGGTACCAGAAAAGTAGCATGCCACCATTTTCACTGAAGATTGTCAATTCTTCTGTGGTTGATGATCACAAAGGCAACAAGTTGAAGTCACTTTACCATGGACATAGAAGTATACGTGTTAGACTTGGTCATCTGGACCCTTGGATTTGGTGTGAGGCTAAGGTAGTATATATTTGCAGGGGACCTCTGGATGTTGCCCTTCTGCAACTTGATCGTATTCCTGATAAGCTTAGCTCTATTGTGGTGGATTTTGCTCAACCATCTTTAGGATCAAAGGCATATGTTATTGGACATGGACTACTGGCACCAAGATGCG GCTTCGCCCCTTCTGTTTGTTCTGGAGTGGTAGCAAAAGTAGTGAAAGCAGAGATGCCTTTATATTACAAATCTCTTCTACCGGGGGATTCTGAATTTCCAGCAATGCTTGAAACAACTGCTGCTGTTCATCCTGGTGGAAGCGGTGGTGCTGTTGTCAATTCAGATGGTCGTTTGATTGGACTTGTTACAAG CAACGCCAGGCATGGTGGAGGAACAGTTATACCATACTTGAACTTTAGCATTCCAAGTGCAGTTTTGATGCCTATCTTTCAGTTTGCAAGAG ACATGCAAGATTTATCGCCTCTGCAAAATCTTGATCAACCAAATGAACACCTTTCTTCAGTATGGGCATTGATGCCTCCATTATCTCACAAGCCAGGGCTGCCGCCTGAACTTCCACAGTCACTACTAGAGGATAACAACAACGAAGAGGGGAAGGGTTCTCGGTTTGCTAAATTTATAGCAGAACGGAACGAATTGTTGAAGAGGCCAGCTCAATTTGGCAAAGTGGAAAGACTCCCTAATGAGATTCTTCCTAGTAAGTTATGA
- the LOC18596810 gene encoding auxin-repressed 12.5 kDa protein isoform X4: protein MVLLEKLWDDVVAGPQPERGLGRLRKITTQPLTIKGEGSKYQRSMSMPATPGTPATPVTPTTPVSARKENVWRSVFHPGSNLATKSIGAEVFDKPQPNSPTVYDWLYSGETRSKHHR, encoded by the exons ATGGTCCTCCTAGAGAAGCTTTGGGATGATGTAGTGGCTGGGCCTCAACCAGAACGTGGTCTTGGCCGGCTTAGAAAGATCACCACCCAGCCCTTGACCATCAAAG GAGAAGGGAGCAAGTATCAGAGGTCGATGTCGATGCCGGCGACTCCTGGGACACCAGCGACTCCGGTGACACCGACGACGCCGGTGTCAGCGCGTAAGGAGAACGTCTGGAGGAGCGTGTTCCATCCGGGTAGCAACCTTGCTACTAAAAGCATTGGTGCTGAGGTTTTCGACAAGCCACAGCCCAACTCTCCAACCGTCTATGACTG GCTTTACAGTGGGGAGACGAGGAGCAAGCATCACCGCTGA
- the LOC18596810 gene encoding dormancy-associated protein 1 isoform X1 produces MVLLEKLWDDVVAGPQPERGLGRLRKITTQPLTIKDEGEGSKYQRSMSMPATPGTPATPVTPTTPVSARKENVWRSVFHPGSNLATKSIGAEVFDKPQPNSPTVYDCNQTEVQSQRRKENLAICLVAAWK; encoded by the exons ATGGTCCTCCTAGAGAAGCTTTGGGATGATGTAGTGGCTGGGCCTCAACCAGAACGTGGTCTTGGCCGGCTTAGAAAGATCACCACCCAGCCCTTGACCATCAAAG ATGAAGGAGAAGGGAGCAAGTATCAGAGGTCGATGTCGATGCCGGCGACTCCTGGGACACCAGCGACTCCGGTGACACCGACGACGCCGGTGTCAGCGCGTAAGGAGAACGTCTGGAGGAGCGTGTTCCATCCGGGTAGCAACCTTGCTACTAAAAGCATTGGTGCTGAGGTTTTCGACAAGCCACAGCCCAACTCTCCAACCGTCTATGACTG CAACCAAACGGAGGTTCAGAGTCAGAGAAGGAAGGAAAACTTGGCTATTTGTTTGGTAGCTGCGTGGAAATAA